Genomic DNA from uncultured Acetobacterium sp.:
AAAAATCAAGACCTAAAATCAATATTATTCATATCAATATAGTAAGCTATACCTGCTCGATAAAAATACTAATGGCACTATTGCCCTGGATATCTGTTTTATCTGGATTATTTGGTGAAACTGTAATGCTGATGGTATAACCACTGACGGTTCCTTTCAAGCTGGTTGATTCGGAGATCGTTTCTTCAGCATAGTCTGAAGCGCTGGATAAAAGCGGTTGATAAAAACTTAGGATCTCATCAATGGTATAATCAGAAACGTAGCTGGCTTTCCATCCGGGTTTGCCAGAGGCATTGGTAATCTGATTGGATTCCGAAACACTTTGTACGCCATAGAGAGGGACCAGTTGGCTGGGATAATTTGAAGCCAATAGGCCAGGTTCATCGACATAGATTTCGGCAGCATTCTCGTCAATGACGGTCTGCATTTCCTGAGGAACGGTAATGACTGTGGTAGCGGTTGTATCAGGTTGATTGTTTTTTATGGGATCAGGTTGTTTGGTTACTGATGTAGTACTTGTGTCATTGGTGGATGCTGTTTCATTATTAATCAGCTTTGGCATCATAAAGACAGCGCCGACGATAAGGACTCCAATGAGTAAGACCGAAAGAACGACATAACGTATTTTCATAGTTAACTCCTTTTGTATTTAATCAGCAAGTAATTGAATGGGTATATAAGTATTGCAGTTTGTTTGGCAATTACCTGATCCGATCAGAGATAGGTTGATTATCATTATTATAACCGAGATTCTTAATTTTTAGAATAAAGAATTCAAAAAACTTGATTTTATTAAGGTTATTAGATAAAATATAGAACAGACCTTTTTACTTTTAAAGCATTACAAAAATAAGAAAATTAAATGTTATGACAAGGATGTCTTGTGGGAAGCTATTAACAGAGAGATAATCATTTTGGTGAGAGATTATTAAGAGATACCTCAGGAAGATCACCTTTGAACAGGATTTCTGAGACTGGATTAACCATGGTTAAATCAGGGTAGGAGACCCCGGGGAATCGTTAAATTCAGAGAGTGGGCAGTTTGCTGTCAACTTGGGTGGTACCGCGATTTTTCGTCCCTTGGATTTTTCAGGGGGCGTTTTTTGTGTTTACTCGGTTTTATTTAATCGTATCGTTGAGCACATTTATTTTAGAGTAGTTATTTTTTAGAACTTAATTTATCTAGAACTTAATTTATTCAAAAGAGATGAGAGCATTTGTTTTAGCGTATTTAATTTATAGTATTAAATTCAGAGCATTTACTTAAATCATTTAATTTAACTAAGAGAATTCAATAAGAGAGACTTAATGGAGGTAGAAATTTGGCACAGTTTAAAACACTAATAGAAGGAAAAATCGGCGAAAGAGAAGACAATATCTCAAAACAATGGGAAGCGATGAATCTTTTGCAGAAAACCATTGATAACCGCGAAGGCAAAGAAAATTTTGTCTTTTATGAAGGCCCTCCCACCGCAAATGGTCGCCCGGGGATCCATCACGTTCTGGCCCGGACCCTGAAAGATACCGTTTGTAAATACAAGGTAATGGATGGCTACCGGGTGCTCCGTAAAGGCGGCTGGGATACTCACGGACTACCGGTGGAAATCGAAGTTGAAAAACAACTGGGTTTGTCCAGTAAACCGGAAATCGAAGCCTATGGCATCGATAAGTTCAACGAAAAATGTAAGGAATCCGTCTTCAATTATGAAAGTCAGTGGAAGGAAATGAGCCGCAAAATGGGCTATTTCATTGACATGGAAGATCCCTACATCACTTTGGATAATAATTACATTGAAACCGTTTGGTGGATTCTGGATAAGTTCAATAAAGAAGGCTTTCTTTATGAAGGGCACAAGATCATGCCCTATTGTCCACGTTGTGGCACTGGTCTGGCTTCCCATGAGGTCGCCCAGGGCTATCAGGAAATAAAAAGCAATACCGTCGTCGCCGCATTTAAACGCAAAGATGCCGACGAATACTTTTTAGTCTGGACCACCACCCCCTGGACCTTGGCTGCCAATGTCGCCCTGGCCGTGCATCCGGATGCGGATTACATTAAAGCCCGCAGTAACGATGAAGTTTATATCTGTGCCAAGGTGCTGGCACCCAAATTGCTGGGTGAGGACTACGAAATCCTCGAAGAAATGAAGGGGTCTGCCCTGGAATACGTCGAGTATGACCAGCTGATGCCGTTTGTGAAGCCGGACAAAAAAGCCTTTTTTGTCACCTGTGCCGATTATGTTACCACTGAAGACGGCACCGGGATTGTTCATATCGCTCCAGCTTTTGGGGAAGATGACTACAAGGTCGGCCGTCAATACAATCTGCCCGTCCTGCAGCCGGTAGCGGAAGATGGAAAATATACCGATACCCCCTGGAAGGGTCAGTTTGTTATCGACGCTGATCTGGATATCATCAAATGGCTGAAAGCTGAAGGCAAACTGTTCAAAAAAGAAAAAGTGCTGCATAATTATCCACATTGTTGGCGCTGTAAAACACCGTTATTATATTATGCCAAACCGAGCTGGTACCTAGAAATGACCAAGATTAAAGATACCCTGATCGAAAATAATAACGGCGTGGAATGGTACCCAGATTTTGTCGGCGAAAAACGCTTCGGCAACTGGCTGGAAAACCTCAACGACTGGGCGATCTCCCGCAGCCGCTACTGGGGTACCCCGTTGCCGGTCTGGCGCTGTGACGAATGCGGCAAACTGGAAACCGTCGGTTCCCGCAAAGAACTGGTGGCGCGAGCCGTTGAAAACATTGACGAAAGCATTGAGTTGCACCGTCCTTATGTGGACGATGTTCATTTCACGTGCCTGGATTGTGGCAAAACCATGACCCGGGTCAAAGACGTCATCGACTGCTGGTTTGATTCAGGCTCGATGCCCTTTGCCCAACATCACTACCCGTTTGAAAATAAAGAACTGTGGGAAGAACAATTCCCGGCCGACTTCATCTGTGAAGGGATCGATCAGACACGCGGCTGGTTTTACTCATTGCTGGCGATTTCTTCCTTCGTCACCGGCAAAGCGCCCTACAAAAAGGTGTTAGTCAATGACCTGATCCTTGATGCGGAAGGACAGAAAATGTCCAAAACCAAGGGCAACACCGTTAATCCGTTTGAAATGTTTGAAGAATATGGGGCTGATGCCCTGCGCTGGTATTTACTCTATGTGTCACCAGCTTGGACCCCCACCCGTTTTGATGTCAAGGGGATCAAAGAAGTGCAGAGCAAATTCTTTAACACCCTGAAAAATACCTATCTTTTCTTTGCCCTTTATGCTAACACCGACAACATCGATCCCCGGGAATTCTTTGTGCCATATGCGCAGCGTCCGGAAATCGATGCCTGGATTTTGTCTAAATACAACCGCCTGGTCAAAGAAGTCCGTGAAGAAATGGAAGTCTTCGATTTAACCAAAGCGGTCAAGAAAATCCAGAACTTTGTCAATGAAGATTTATCCAATTGGTACATCCGCCGGAACCGCCGCCGCTTCTGGGGAACCGAACTGACTGAAGATAAAAAAGCCGTTTACAACACCACCTGGGAAGTCCTGGAAGGGGTGGTCCGCCTGTGTGCTCCCTTTGCGCCATATATCACCGAAGAACTCTATCAAAAGCTGACCGACGGCGTTTCGGTCCATCTGGCCGACTATCCAACGGTGAATGAAGAGCTGATTATGGATGCCATTGAAGAACCAATGGATCTGGTTCGGGAACTGGTCAGTCTCGGCCGTGGTGCCAGAGAAGAAGCGCAGATCAAGGTCCGACAACCGCTGTCCAAGATTATTGTTGATGGCAAATACCGGGAAACCCTGGGCGATTTATGCGTCTTGATCGAAGAGGAACTGAATATTAAAAAAGTCGCTTTTGAAGACAATCTGGGTGATTTTATGAACTATGCGTTAAAACCGGACTTCAAGGTCGCCGGCCCGATTCTTGGCAAAAATGTCAAGCTGCTGGGCAAGGCTCTGGCAAGTGTGGAAGCCAGTGAGGTGGTTGCTAAGCTGGAATCTGATGGCAGCTTTGTCATTGAGTTGGATGGGGAAAGCCTCGAACTCCGCAAGGATTTCATCGACATCCGGATTTCCGCCAAAGAAGGCTTTAATGTGCAGATGTTTAACAACAAGTTTATTATTTTAGATACCAGCTTAAATCAGGATTTATTGGATGAAGGTTGTGCCCGGGAATTTGTTTCCCGAATCCAGCAGTTGCGGAAATCCAATGGGTATGAAGTCATGGATCGCATCGACATCACCTATGGCAGTGACGTGCAAATGGATCGGGCGATTGACATCTATACCGATTTTATTAAAACCGAAACCCTGGCCGATACGATCACGATCAAGGCTGGTGTGGGTGAAGTGTTTAACTTGAATGGACATGATACCAGTATTGAACTGACTAAGAAATAGAATTCTGAAAATTTAAACCCCGTTGGAGCAATCAGATGCTCCAGCGGGGTTTAATTATTTTAGCATGGATTACTTTTCTTCAAACTGCGGATAATATCCCAGAAACTGAAAGTACTCGACCTTCTCCTGAATAATCGGCAGCAGGTTAACCAGGGTGTTTTGGGAAATATTGCCGGTAAAGTCAATAAAGAACAGGTATTCCCAGTTCTCTTTTAACAGCGGACGAGATTCGATTTTGCATAAATTTAATGAAAACACTGAAAAAATACCAATGATTTCATAAAGTGCTCCGGGACGATGGGGCAGACGAAAGGCAATGCTGACCCGGCTGGGATTTTCAAACAGTTCAATCTCCCGGGAAATGACCACAAACCGGGTCACATTGGTTTGTGAAAAGTTGATGTTTTCAGCTAAAACTTCCAGGTCATAAATTTCCCCGGCCCGTCGGCTGGCAATGGCGGCCATTCCGGGATCATTTTGCTCGGCCACATGAGCGGCTCCAATGGCGGTATTGTAATAGGGGATACACTGCCAATGGGGGTAATTGTCGAGAAATTCCTGAGATTGGGAAAATCCCTGGGGATGGGAGTATACCGCTTCGATGGTCTCAAAAGTGGCTCCTTTGGGAGCTAACAGACAATGATGAACGCGAATTTCTTCTTCCCCCACAATATAATACTGATAACGGGAAAGTAGATCATAAACAGCGGCAATGGAGCCAGTAGATGAGTTTTCGATGGGAAGCACCCCATAGTCAACCGTTCCTTGATTAAGGGCTGTAAAAACATCCTCAAAGGTTTTAAAGGGAAATAATTCACCGCTGTTTTTAAAAAAAGCCAGACTGGCTTCTTCGCCATAAGAACCCCGGGTGCCGGCATAAGCCACCCGAGGTTCCTTTTTTATCGTTTGAGGATAGGCAGAAAATGCTTGTTTTAAAGCATTTAGTGGAATCGAAGCATTCAAGGGATTAGATTGATTCGTCATCTCAGTAACCAATATTTTCCCCGACCAGAATAATTTTAATCCGACCAGGAGCACGGCTGTGCCTTGTTACGACAATGTTTGCACACATACAGTCGTCCGAGTGACATTGAGCGCAATTTCCGGTATCATAACAGGGTGTTTTGGCATTGATGCGAATCGCATTGACGGGAGCGGCAATATTCTGGGCCCGATAAACGCCGGCAGCCACATTGGCGACCACCTTATTGATACCGGCGATAACGATCACCTGTTCCGGGCCAAAGCACATCAGGGCCACCCGATTGCTGAAGCCATCGACGTTAACCAGTTCGCCATCCATGGTGATGGCATTGGTTCCAGTAATAAAAGTATGCGCTAAAACTCCCTGAGCAACGACTTCTCTTTTTTCCTGATGTGTTTTAGCAAGACTGCGGTCGATATATTGATAATCGCCGTTCTTAACGGCATCAAGTAAGCCAAGTTCCTTAATTGATTCAGAACCGCCGTGGGTGACGGTGACACCCTTGGGAATGAATGACAAAGCGAGCTCCAGAGCCTCATCGGCCGTTTGACAAAAATAACCCTCAAAATTTCGTTTGTTCATTTTTTTAATTAAAGATTTACTGAGATTCAGATAATTATCTTCCTTGTAACCCAAAATATAACCTCCAGAGAAAAGAATAATCTTATTATAATCCAAAGCAATTAAAAAAACAAAATTAAATAAAAAATTTAGGGTATAATAATAAAAAAGATGCAATAAGATAATAAGGAGGATGACATGCATAAGTATAAAGGTATTGTATTTGACTTAGACGGGACACTGGTTAATTCCCTTGAAGATCTAATTGATTCCACCAATGCGATCATGAAATTTCATCAATTTCCAACGCATTCCTATGAAGACGGGAAAAAACTGATTGGACGAGGCATCAGAAATTTAACAAGAGATGCCATGCCGGAAGAACATCGAGATTCTGAAGGATTTGTGAATGAACTGACAGACATGGTGCGGGCGGAGTATGCCAACAATTATTTAAAAAAAACTAAGCCTTATCCAGGAATAACGAAACTGTTGGATTACTTGACAGCAAATGAGATTCCTTTTGGGGTTTGTACCAACAAACCTGATCGGGAGGCAAAAGCTTTGGTTAGAGGGCTGTTTAGAGATTATCATTTTGTCGATGTGGTGGGTTTTACTAAAGAGGATCTCAGAAAACCAAATCCAGCCACGACCCTGGCCCTGGCTGAAAAAATGGGCGTAAAACCCGAAGAATGTCTCTATGTCGGCGATTCTACCGTTGACTACGAAACCGCCGTCAACGCCGGGATGCTGCCGGTTTTATGTACATGGGGATTTGAGTCGTTTGAAGTGATAACTCAGTTTGATGATGCGATCTGGCTTCATAATCCGATGCGGATTGTGGATGCCCTGAGATATGGGATGGAAATGTATGCGGTGTTTAATGAAAACCCAGATCCAGATCCGAATGCACATAAGAGACGACCATGATAAAAGCAGATTGAAAAAGAATTTATGTAGATAAATACTTAAGAAATGTAAACGATAAACAAAATGTAAACGAAAATCAAAATTACATGTTGACAAAAAAACCAGGTATTGTTATAATAAAAAATTTTACTTTTCACCATATCTGTGTTATACTAATGTAGAGAAAACCACAGAGAGGTGAAGTTCATGCCAAAAGCAACCATTATGGACATTAGACGCGAGGTGGAAAATTATCTTGGCAGACGAGTCAAACTTGAAGCGCATAAAAGCAAGAAAAAACTCTACCAAAAAGAAGGGGTAATTGAAAGCACTTATCCCAGTATTTTTACCGTAAGAGTTCAAGAGGATAAAAGAAAAGAACAGAAATTGTCTTTTAGTTATTCCGATCTTTTAACTCAAAGTGTAAAAATTGTATTACTAGATGAGGATGAAACTGACGGCGCACTGTTAGTTTCATAATGACAACATAAAAAAGTTCCACATTAGGAGAAGAACTTAGGTTCTTCTTTTTTTGTTGTCTTAAATAGTAGGCATTTTATTGAACCGATGGTATAATAACCGGGTATTGAAAAAATTGGAGATAAAAAATGAATGATAAGAACTTAAAAATAGAATCAGAAATAGGAAAATTGAAAAAGGTGCTGATCCACCGACCAGGGAAAGAACTGGAACGCATTGTCCCGGATTCCCTGAAAGAATTATTATTTGAAGATATTCCCTGGCTCAAACGGATGCAGGAAGAACACGATTCATTTGCCAACATTCTTAGAATGCGGGGAGCTGAAGTCTTTTATGTGGAAGACTTATTAAAAGATATTTTGAAAAATACCGCTATCCGGGAAAACCTGATTGCTGAAGTCATCGATAAGAATCCTTCTTCGGGCAACTACATTGACGGCTTTTTAAATGAGTATTTAATGTCGCTGGACAGCGATGCCCTGGGCGACGCCCTGATTGCCGGGGTTCTGCAAAAAGAGCTGGATCATCTGGAACGGCACCGGGTGCTGACCGATTATCTGAAAGGGCCGGAACCCTACGCCTTTTACTTAAACCCGTTGCCTAATTTATATTTCATGCGGGATCCAGCGGTAACCATTCACGATGGGATGAGTATTTCGGCCATGGCGACCCGCACCAGAAAACGGGAAAGCCGCTACATGTCAGCGATTTATGAACATCACCCGATGTTTGCCAGTTGTACGAATAAAACCTTTTACCAAGATACCAATTTCTTTTCGGTGGAGGGTGGCGATGTCCTAATTTTGAGTCCCACCGTAGTGGCCGTTGGCTGCAGCGAACGCACCGAGGTCCAGGGGGTGGAAGAGCTGGCTAAAAACCTCTTTAATGCCGATCTGGGCATTGAAAAGGTATTAGCCGTAAAAATCCCCAGCAACCGAGCCTTTATGCATCTGGACACCGTTTTTACAATGGTGGACTATGATAAGTTCATTGTCTACCCGGGGATTCTGGAGCAGGTAGAAACCGTCATCATGACCCCCGGTAAAAAAGATTATTTACATTATGAACGCAAAGACAGTTTAACCGATGCCCTTAAATCAGTACTTAATTTACCGGCCATCAGCCTGATTCAAAGCGGTGGTGGCAACCCGGTTGCCGCCGCCCGGGAACAATGGAATGACAGCACCAATACCCTGGCCATTGCCCCTGGCGTCATCGTCGCCTATGCCCGTAATGAACGCTCCAATGAGGTGCTTCAGGAAAACGGCATCGAAGTGATCGGGATTGAAGCCTCGGAACTGGTCCGTGGCCGCGGCGGCCCCCGCTGTATGACCATGCCCTTATACCGAGATTCATTTTAGTTTGAGTCTCTTATTTAAAAGAGAAAGATTTACCTTGTTAAACAGTCAGATTATCAGTTAAAATAAACTTAAAAGAAGAGATAAACGGAGGAAGCGCTATGAACTTAAAAGGACGTCATTTATTGACCTTGAAGGATTTTTCACCAGAAGAAATACAGTATCTAATTGATTATGCAGCAGCATTAAAAGCCAAGAAAAAATCGGGGGAGGTGGGGACGCTTCTCAAGGGCAAAAACATTGTGCTTCTTTTTGAAAAGACCTCTACCCGAACCCGCTGTGCCTTTGAAGTGGCCGCCTTTGACGAGGGTGCCAATGTCACCTTTTTAACCAACAGTCAAATGGGTAAAAAAGAATCCATCGAAGATACCGCCATCGTTTTAGGCCGTTTTTATGATGGGATTGAATTCCGTGGCTTTGAACAGAAAACCGTCGAAATTCTGGCCGAACGTTCCGGGGTACCAGTCTGGAATGGCCTGACCGATGAGGACCATCCCACCCAGGTGTTGGCCGATATGCTGACCATTCAGGAAAACTTTGGCAGTGTTAAAGGAAAACGACTGGTTTTTGTCGGTGATGCCCGCAACAACATGGGGAACGCGCTGATGATCGGCTGTGCCAAACTAGGCATGCATTTTGTAGCCGTGGCCCCAGAAACGCTGTTCCCGGAAGAAACATTAGTTGCTGAAATGAAAGCCCTGTGCGAAACTACCGGCGGTTCGATTACCCTTAGTGCCAATATTAAAGCCGGGGTTAAAGATGCCGACGTGATCTACACCGACGTCTGGGTATCCATGGGTGAAGAAGCTCAGATGGCCGATCGCATTAAACTGCTGTCGCCTTACCAGGTGAATATGGAGATGATCAAAGCCACCGGCAATGATGACGTGATCTTCCTCCATTGTTTACCAGCCTTCCACGATCTGGAAACCACCGTTGCCCAGGATGTCAAAGAAAAATTCGGCCTGGACGAAATGGAAGTCACCGATGAGGTGTTTAGAAGTAAGCATTCAGTTGTTTTTGACGAAGCCGAGAATCGGATGCATACGATCAAAGCCGTCATGGTATCTTCTCTGGTTGGTGCCTAGTACTCGAGGTTTCGATCAACCAGAACAGAGCAGAAAGCTAAACAGAAAGATATTATTAACTCGATTTACAACCAGGAGATTAAGAATAAATGGAAATTAAAGATATCAGAAAATTACAAAATGGCTCGGATGTCCGGGGGGTTGCTCTTGAGGGGGTGGCCGGTGAAGACGTCACTTTCACCCAGGACATGGCGATGAAGATTGCTTTTTCTTTTGCCACCTGGTTAGAAAATAAAAATAAATCAGAGAAAGCGCCGCTGACCTTTGCCATCGGGCGGGACAGCCGACTATCAGGCGAATACCTGGCTCAGGCGGTCGCCCTGGGTCTGGTCAGCAAGGGGAATAAGGTTTATCAATGCGGCATTGCCACCACTCCGGCGATGTTTATGACCACCATCGATCCGGTTATTGTCGCTGACGGCGCCGTGATGGTCACCGCCAGTCATCTACCTTTTAACCGCAATGGCCTGAAGTTTTTTACTCGCGACGGTGGCCTTAATAAAGAGGATATCACTGCGATTTTAGAAATGGCGGAGACCATCGAAACCGGCTTTACCCCTGGTGGACAGGCAGTGGAATATGATTTTCTACCCTCGTATTCCAAAAACATCGTCACGCTGATTCGTGAAAAAACCGGGGTCGAACAGCCCTTAGCCGGTGCAAAGATTGTGGTTGATGCCGGTAACGGCGCCGGCGGCTTTTTTGTCGACCAGGTGTTAAAGCCGTTAGGCGCTGACACCAAGGGCAGCCAATATCTCGATCCCGACGGCAATTTTCCCAATCACGTGCCCAACCCGGAAGATGCGGTCGCCATTGACCATATCACCAAAGCGGTGCTGGACAATCAGGCCGATCTGGGGATCATCTTTGATACCGATGTGGACCGGGCAGCAATTATCGACGAAAAAGGCCAGGCCATTAATCGCAACGGCTTTATCGCCTTTATCGCCAGCATGCTGCTGGCTGACTATCCGGGTTCCACCATTGTCACCGATTCGATTACGTCCACCGGGTTAACCGAGTATATTGAAAGCCGTGGTGGGAAACACCATCGCTTTAAGCGGGGCTATAAAAATGTCATCAACGAGGCCATCCGGTTAAATCAGGCGGGCATTGAAACCCATCTGGCTATGGAAACCAGCGGCCACGGAGCGATCAAAGAAAACTATTTTCTCGATGATGGTGCCTACCTGGTCACGATGGCGCTGATCAAGTTTGCCGAATTGCACCAGGCCGGTAAACCGATCAGTTCGTTTCTGGAAGGCTTAAAGGAACCGGCCGAGGCCAAAGAAATCCGGCTTAAGATCACCACCCCGGATTTTAAAGCCTATGGCGAAAAAGTTTTAGCCGAATTTGAAGCATTTGCCACCAGCCAGCCCGGCTGGACAGTGGTGCAGCCAAATTATGAAGGCGTTCGGGTGAGCTGTGACAGCACCGCCGGAAATGGCTGGTGCCTGCTGAGGATGTCCCTTCACGATCCGATTATGCCACTGAATATTGAATCCGACTCGGTCGGCGGCTGTGCGATCATCGAGGCAACACTGATAGAATATCTGCAGCAATACGAAGCGTTAGCTTAATAAAAAAAATGATATATAAAAAATGACATAATAAAAAAGCAGGATGGACAAAACCATCCTGCTTTTTTTTATTGAAATTTATAAATTACGACTCATCAATCTCCAATCCGGCGACAAATCCGTCAATCAGATCCATATGCTGGGACATCGCCCACGCGGCATTTAACTGTTCTTTGTTGCCGAGGGCGTTCAAGATTTTACGATGCTGTTGATCGATAATCGGGCCCCGCTCGGTATCATCGAGAATGGCAATTCGGATATCCTTGATCAGGGCTTCAATCAGGCTTGCCGAAGACAGCAAGACGTTGTGAATCATTTTATTCTCCGAGGCCATGGCGATTTCGTAGTGGAAGCGCTTATCCAGTTCGGCCCGGACGGCCTCATCGGTTTCGGTTTCAATGGCATCACAGATTTTTTCCAGACTGGCAAAGCGTTCCGGGGTCATTTTTTTGGCCGCCAGCTTGGCCGCCTCGGTTTCCAGGGCCCGGCGGAGTTCCTGAACCTCTCGTAATTCGCCCTTGCTCAGCCAAAACATAATGGTCAGCGGTTGAGTCAGGGTATCTTCAAAATTCTCGGCAATAAAATTACCTTCGCCCTGCTGGCAGACCACCAGACCGATCATCTCCAGCGCCCGAATCGCCTCCCGGATCGTCGCCCGAGAAACCCCCAGCTGTTCAGCCCATTGCCGTTCCGAGGGCAGGCGGTCACCGCTTTTTAAATTACCATTAATGATGTTTTCTTTAATCTGCTCGAGGATCTGCAAATATATTTTTTTTTGCGCAATTTCTTTAAACATATAAATATTTCACTTCATTTCATTTGATTTTTTATGAATGCCTAATAATTGAACATTGTATCACAGTCGAATTTAAAATTCAAAAACATAAAAATAAAAAAATATGAAAACGTTATTTTAATGCTTGACAAAAATTTACGAAACAAATATAATAATCACAGGTTAGTGGTCTGACCACTAGACCAGTAGTGGAATTTTATCAAAAAAGAATTGCTTTGACTTTGAATGGGTTTAAGAGGGTTAATCAGTTATGACGAGCTGAGCAAGAATCAGTGAATTGCGAAAGGACTGAGGGTATGTCAGGTTGTCGACAAACAAATGTGACAGCTGAACAGTGTTAGTTAATTGTCCGCCAACAAAAGATTAACAATGAAGTAGCGAGAGCGTTTGTGGACAACCTCACATAAAACAACAGCTCACCTGCTGTCTGTGCGTCAGCCAGACAGCAACACTTTTCGCAAGGCGATGGCAAGAATTTAATTATTATTTTACTAAATTAATTTAATGGAGGGCGAGTATGAAAATACTGGTATGTATCAAACAGGTTCCCGGAACATCCAACGTCGAAGTGGATCCGGAAACAGGTGTCCTGATTCGTGATGGGGTTGAATCAAAATTGAATCCCTATGATTTATTTGGTTTGGAAACCGCGTTTCGGCTAAAAGAACAATTGGGAGGCACCATTACCACCTTATCGATGGGGCCGATGCAAAGTAAAGAAGTTTTACTGGAATCCTTTTATATGGGCGCTGATGAGGGCTGTTTGTTATCCGACCGGAAATTCGGCGGTGCTGATGTGGTTGCCACCAGTTATACATTAGCCCAAGGCGCCAAAAGACTGGGCGACTTTGATCTGATCATCTGCGGCAAGCAGACCACCGACGGCGATACTGCCCAGGTTGGCCCGGAAATGGCCGAGTTTTTAGGAATTCCCCATGTCACCAACGTGATCAAAATTCTGGTGGCTGATGAAAAGGGTCTGACTCTGCAGATGA
This window encodes:
- a CDS encoding lactate dehydrogenase subunit LctB; the protein is MKILVCIKQVPGTSNVEVDPETGVLIRDGVESKLNPYDLFGLETAFRLKEQLGGTITTLSMGPMQSKEVLLESFYMGADEGCLLSDRKFGGADVVATSYTLAQGAKRLGDFDLIICGKQTTDGDTAQVGPEMAEFLGIPHVTNVIKILVADEKGLTLQMNMEESLEIQRVPYPCLITVDKDIYTPRLPSYKRKLEISENPEIKVLTLKDMYDTDEKKYGLSGSPTQVERIFPPESNVEKTSFEGDGKVLAQALYGILSEKKYLG
- a CDS encoding phosphomannomutase/phosphoglucomutase, which gives rise to MEIKDIRKLQNGSDVRGVALEGVAGEDVTFTQDMAMKIAFSFATWLENKNKSEKAPLTFAIGRDSRLSGEYLAQAVALGLVSKGNKVYQCGIATTPAMFMTTIDPVIVADGAVMVTASHLPFNRNGLKFFTRDGGLNKEDITAILEMAETIETGFTPGGQAVEYDFLPSYSKNIVTLIREKTGVEQPLAGAKIVVDAGNGAGGFFVDQVLKPLGADTKGSQYLDPDGNFPNHVPNPEDAVAIDHITKAVLDNQADLGIIFDTDVDRAAIIDEKGQAINRNGFIAFIASMLLADYPGSTIVTDSITSTGLTEYIESRGGKHHRFKRGYKNVINEAIRLNQAGIETHLAMETSGHGAIKENYFLDDGAYLVTMALIKFAELHQAGKPISSFLEGLKEPAEAKEIRLKITTPDFKAYGEKVLAEFEAFATSQPGWTVVQPNYEGVRVSCDSTAGNGWCLLRMSLHDPIMPLNIESDSVGGCAIIEATLIEYLQQYEALA
- a CDS encoding FadR/GntR family transcriptional regulator, yielding MFKEIAQKKIYLQILEQIKENIINGNLKSGDRLPSERQWAEQLGVSRATIREAIRALEMIGLVVCQQGEGNFIAENFEDTLTQPLTIMFWLSKGELREVQELRRALETEAAKLAAKKMTPERFASLEKICDAIETETDEAVRAELDKRFHYEIAMASENKMIHNVLLSSASLIEALIKDIRIAILDDTERGPIIDQQHRKILNALGNKEQLNAAWAMSQHMDLIDGFVAGLEIDES
- the argF gene encoding ornithine carbamoyltransferase; the protein is MNLKGRHLLTLKDFSPEEIQYLIDYAAALKAKKKSGEVGTLLKGKNIVLLFEKTSTRTRCAFEVAAFDEGANVTFLTNSQMGKKESIEDTAIVLGRFYDGIEFRGFEQKTVEILAERSGVPVWNGLTDEDHPTQVLADMLTIQENFGSVKGKRLVFVGDARNNMGNALMIGCAKLGMHFVAVAPETLFPEETLVAEMKALCETTGGSITLSANIKAGVKDADVIYTDVWVSMGEEAQMADRIKLLSPYQVNMEMIKATGNDDVIFLHCLPAFHDLETTVAQDVKEKFGLDEMEVTDEVFRSKHSVVFDEAENRMHTIKAVMVSSLVGA